The window GTTGAGCAGCCAGAACAGGACCAGCGGCAGGAAGATCGCGACCATCGCGACCGCGACGATGTGCATGAACACGATGCGCGAGATCAGCGATTTGAACGTCGGCCTGGCGAATGCCCTGGCGCGAAATCCAACCTGGGCCACGCTACTTCTCCTCGGCCATCATGTAGCCGACGCCACGGATAGTATGGATCACGACCTTGGCGCCGTGTTCGGCGAGCTGCTTGCGCAGCCGGGAGACGTACACCTCGACCGCATTGGAGGCGACCTCGCCCTCGAGCCCGAAAATGTGGTCCTCGACGTTCTTCTTCGGCACCACCCGCCCCTGCCGGCGCAGCAGGATCTCCAGCACCGAGGTCTCGCGCGACGAGATGATGCGCGGCTTGTCGTCGACGAAGATCTGGCGGCTCTCGGTGTCGTAGATGAGATTGGCGAGCCGCAGCGAGCGGCCGAGCAACTGGCCGGGACGGCGCAGGATCGCCTCCAGCCGCGCCACCAGCTCCTCCATCGCGAACGGCTTTGCAAGATAATCGTCGGCGCCGCTGCGTAAGCCCGTGACGCGGTCCTGCAAGCCGCCGCGCGCGGTCAGCACCAGCACCGGCAGCGGCTCCATCTGGCGCCGCAGCTCGCGCAGCACCGACAGCCCGTCGCCGTCGGGCAGACCGAGGTCGAGGATCATGGCGGCATAGCTGACATTGTGCACGGCCTCGCGCGCCTCGGTCGCGCTGCTCACGATATCGCTCTCATAGCCCGCGGCTGCCAGTCCGCTGGCCACGAGCCGCGACAGCTCGGCATTGTCCTCGACGATCAGAAGGCGCATCGCATTC is drawn from Bradyrhizobium diazoefficiens and contains these coding sequences:
- a CDS encoding response regulator transcription factor — translated: MRLLIVEDNAELSRLVASGLAAAGYESDIVSSATEAREAVHNVSYAAMILDLGLPDGDGLSVLRELRRQMEPLPVLVLTARGGLQDRVTGLRSGADDYLAKPFAMEELVARLEAILRRPGQLLGRSLRLANLIYDTESRQIFVDDKPRIISSRETSVLEILLRRQGRVVPKKNVEDHIFGLEGEVASNAVEVYVSRLRKQLAEHGAKVVIHTIRGVGYMMAEEK